In the genome of Nonlabens sp. MB-3u-79, one region contains:
- a CDS encoding TlpA family protein disulfide reductase, whose protein sequence is MKKLFIIITAILISSCGEKKAETPEKKPLIKFAETDISSNDMVHLTDFDDNYYNIDQILADHKGKIVYLDIWASWCGPCKAMMPYSEKLQEKYKDKDVVFLFVSIDQDPGKWERSARNFNLLENSFLARNYPKAKLFQDNNVSSIPRYMLFDKNGRLIDDNARRPSDKDLETTIDGFLAI, encoded by the coding sequence ATGAAAAAGTTATTTATAATTATTACCGCAATTTTAATCAGCAGTTGTGGAGAAAAAAAAGCGGAAACTCCAGAGAAAAAACCATTAATAAAATTTGCTGAGACTGATATCTCTAGCAATGACATGGTTCATTTAACTGATTTTGACGATAATTATTACAACATCGATCAAATCCTAGCTGATCATAAAGGGAAAATTGTTTACCTAGATATCTGGGCGAGCTGGTGCGGCCCCTGTAAAGCCATGATGCCTTATTCTGAAAAGTTACAAGAAAAATACAAGGATAAAGATGTGGTTTTCTTATTTGTTTCTATAGATCAAGATCCGGGAAAGTGGGAGCGCTCTGCTCGAAATTTTAATCTCTTAGAGAATAGTTTTTTAGCCCGTAATTATCCTAAAGCAAAATTGTTTCAAGACAACAATGTGAGCTCCATTCCTAGGTACATGTTATTTGATAAAAATGGCCGTCTGATAGATGATAACGCCAGAAGACCAAGTGACAAAGATCTGGAAACCACTATTGATGGGTTTCTGGCTATTTAG
- the panC gene encoding pantoate--beta-alanine ligase: MIFKSHKLLVEHLKKKVKSSETIGFVPTMGALHNGHISLMKEAISQCDQLVVSIFVNPTQFDNKKDLEKYPRTVNNDVALIKKYINADNLTVYAPGVEDVYGKKTVAKTYRYDGLENVMEGANRPGHFDGVGTILEFLFKVINPDQAFFGEKDFQQLQIVKKLVEKQKWNIKIRGCPVEREPHGLAMSSRNERLSPEAREKAQLIYASLQLAKKYFRQHSIKNTQKLVEQLFEKEPDFELEYFTIASEETLKPVTRKYKNHHYRGFIVAHIEGVRLIDNTALYS, translated from the coding sequence ATGATTTTTAAATCTCATAAATTACTTGTCGAGCATCTTAAAAAAAAGGTTAAAAGCTCTGAAACCATAGGCTTTGTGCCTACTATGGGTGCTCTACACAATGGTCACATCTCTTTAATGAAGGAAGCTATTTCCCAATGTGATCAACTAGTCGTATCCATTTTTGTTAATCCTACACAATTTGATAATAAAAAAGATCTGGAGAAATATCCGCGAACGGTAAATAACGACGTCGCACTTATCAAGAAGTATATAAACGCCGATAACCTCACCGTTTACGCCCCTGGAGTTGAAGATGTTTATGGAAAGAAAACTGTCGCAAAGACCTATCGCTATGACGGTTTAGAAAATGTTATGGAAGGTGCAAATCGTCCAGGACACTTTGATGGCGTAGGAACAATTCTTGAATTTCTTTTTAAGGTAATTAATCCAGACCAAGCCTTTTTTGGTGAAAAAGACTTTCAACAATTACAAATAGTTAAAAAGCTAGTTGAAAAACAAAAGTGGAACATAAAAATAAGAGGCTGCCCTGTAGAAAGAGAACCGCATGGCCTGGCAATGAGTTCAAGAAATGAACGCTTATCTCCCGAAGCTCGTGAAAAAGCCCAACTCATATATGCCTCCTTGCAGCTGGCAAAAAAATATTTCAGACAGCACAGTATAAAAAATACTCAAAAACTAGTGGAGCAACTTTTTGAAAAAGAGCCCGATTTTGAGCTAGAATATTTTACTATAGCAAGTGAGGAGACCTTAAAACCAGTAACACGTAAGTATAAAAACCATCATTACAGAGGTTTTATTGTGGCGCACATAGAAGGTGTTAGGCTTATAGATAACACAGCGCTGTATTCCTAA
- a CDS encoding alpha/beta hydrolase, with product MKKFIVLIMALFISQLAISQALYRAFPSDVLGEERNVKILKPRNYAANPEKTYPLVIVLDGDFLFEPVAGTVDYLSYWDQMPESFVIGINQRESRYDETQINRESGFPEPQSLKFMDFVMEIRQTMIDEYRVAPFTVIVGKDITANLASFYIMRKKIPVNAFIQIAPEYSTLIKENLISKISQLEEYNYFYVATPENDNLLNELITKETDSLFGTKKNLHLKHEAIKGSNKYTVATHAIPRGLEFIFNEYQLIDEEKLLIEDLAEEAKFEGLENKKGMVSVMDRILEKYRMIKEVYGVDMKLRLVDLVTISDYVASKKDWDQLISIGVLADKEYPTLLYGRFIEGIGYEGLGRPSRAIKAFNIAYGLEPAVGINKDDVLDKIELLQIKEKE from the coding sequence ATGAAAAAATTTATAGTGCTCATAATGGCTTTATTTATAAGTCAATTGGCAATTTCTCAAGCTTTATATAGAGCTTTTCCTAGTGATGTTTTGGGAGAAGAACGCAATGTAAAGATCTTAAAACCGCGTAATTATGCTGCAAATCCTGAAAAGACGTATCCGTTAGTAATTGTTCTCGATGGAGACTTTCTTTTTGAACCGGTTGCTGGAACAGTAGACTATCTTTCTTACTGGGATCAAATGCCAGAATCTTTTGTGATAGGTATCAACCAGAGAGAAAGTCGTTATGATGAAACCCAAATCAATCGAGAATCTGGTTTTCCAGAGCCTCAGTCACTCAAATTTATGGACTTTGTTATGGAAATAAGACAGACCATGATAGATGAGTATCGAGTAGCGCCGTTTACTGTAATAGTAGGAAAAGACATCACCGCAAATCTTGCTAGTTTCTACATCATGCGTAAAAAAATACCCGTAAACGCATTTATTCAAATTGCTCCAGAATATTCAACCCTGATTAAAGAAAACTTGATCAGTAAAATAAGCCAATTAGAAGAATACAACTATTTCTATGTGGCCACCCCAGAGAATGATAATTTGCTCAACGAGCTCATCACAAAAGAAACCGACTCATTATTTGGTACCAAGAAAAATTTACACCTCAAACATGAAGCTATAAAAGGCTCTAATAAATACACCGTTGCCACTCATGCTATCCCTCGCGGACTGGAGTTTATTTTTAATGAATACCAGCTCATAGACGAAGAAAAACTCCTTATTGAAGATCTGGCGGAAGAAGCAAAATTTGAAGGCCTAGAAAATAAAAAAGGCATGGTCAGCGTTATGGACCGCATTCTAGAAAAGTACCGTATGATCAAAGAAGTCTATGGCGTGGATATGAAGTTACGTCTTGTAGATCTTGTTACTATTTCGGACTATGTAGCCTCCAAAAAGGATTGGGATCAACTCATAAGTATAGGTGTTCTTGCTGATAAGGAATACCCAACTCTGCTTTATGGGCGGTTTATAGAAGGCATAGGATATGAAGGCCTTGGAAGACCTTCTAGAGCGATAAAAGCATTTAATATTGCCTATGGGCTGGAACCTGCCGTGGGAATTAATAAAGATGACGTGCTCGATAAAATAGAGCTGCTTCAAATAAAAGAAAAAGAGTAG
- the glmS gene encoding glutamine--fructose-6-phosphate transaminase (isomerizing), whose product MCGIVGYIGHRQAYPIVLNGLKRLEYRGYDSAGIAIYDGEELKFSKTKGKVVDLQAQLEAEISTKGTIAIGHTRWATHGVPNDVNSHPHFSNSGDLVIIHNGIIENYEPLKQELKNRGYTFQSDTDTEVLVNLIEDVKTKQNVKLGKAVQIALNQTIGAYAIAVFDRKKPNEIVVARLGSPLAIGVGENEYFIASDASPFLEFTKSAIYLEDGEMAVVRTHKDIKVRKIKDDSLVAPYVQELQMNLEQIEKGGYDHFMLKEIYEQPQAIKDTFRGRMLVEKGLIRMAGVDDHIDKFINAKRILIVACGTSWHAGLVAEYIFEELARVPVEVEYASEFRYRNPVIDKDDVLIAISQSGETADTMAAIKLAKEKGAFVFGVCNVVGSSISRETHAGAYTHAGPEIGVASTKAFTTQITVLTLIALQLAKKKGKISTSEFHTYLQELASIPDKVAEALTSNDHIEKIAEIYKDSKNCLYLGRGFNFPVALEGALKLKEISYIHAEGYPAAEMKHGPIALIDEQMPVIVIATKKGHYEKVVSNIQEIKSRSGKIIGIVTKGDVDVRNLADHVIEVPETIEFLTPLLTTIPLQLLSYHIAVKLNKNVDQPRNLAKSVTVE is encoded by the coding sequence ATGTGCGGAATTGTAGGTTACATAGGGCATCGACAGGCATACCCTATTGTTTTAAATGGTCTTAAAAGACTAGAGTACAGAGGCTATGACAGTGCTGGAATAGCCATATATGATGGTGAAGAGCTTAAGTTCTCTAAAACAAAAGGAAAAGTAGTTGATCTACAAGCTCAACTAGAGGCTGAAATTTCTACAAAAGGAACTATAGCGATAGGTCATACCAGATGGGCGACCCACGGGGTGCCTAATGATGTAAATTCTCATCCTCATTTTTCAAATAGCGGTGATCTAGTGATTATCCATAACGGTATTATAGAAAACTATGAGCCACTAAAGCAAGAGTTAAAAAACAGAGGGTATACCTTTCAATCGGACACAGATACTGAGGTACTTGTGAACCTGATAGAAGATGTCAAAACAAAACAAAACGTCAAGTTAGGTAAAGCAGTACAAATAGCTCTTAATCAAACAATAGGTGCATATGCAATAGCTGTTTTTGATCGTAAAAAACCTAACGAGATCGTCGTTGCCCGGCTCGGGTCTCCTCTCGCTATAGGTGTAGGAGAAAACGAGTATTTCATTGCTAGTGATGCAAGTCCTTTTTTAGAATTCACTAAAAGTGCGATTTATTTGGAAGACGGTGAGATGGCAGTAGTGCGTACTCATAAGGATATAAAGGTCAGAAAAATCAAAGATGATTCCTTGGTGGCTCCTTATGTTCAAGAATTGCAAATGAACCTGGAACAAATAGAAAAAGGGGGTTACGACCACTTTATGTTGAAAGAGATCTATGAGCAGCCGCAAGCAATTAAAGACACTTTTAGAGGTCGCATGTTGGTAGAGAAAGGCTTAATTAGAATGGCTGGTGTCGATGATCATATCGATAAATTTATTAATGCAAAGCGTATATTAATAGTGGCATGCGGTACTTCATGGCATGCAGGCTTGGTAGCTGAATATATTTTTGAAGAACTAGCTCGCGTACCTGTTGAGGTGGAGTATGCCTCAGAGTTTAGATACCGCAATCCTGTAATAGACAAAGATGATGTGTTAATAGCTATCTCGCAGTCTGGAGAAACAGCAGACACCATGGCGGCCATAAAGCTCGCTAAAGAAAAAGGAGCATTCGTTTTTGGAGTTTGTAATGTAGTAGGGAGTTCTATTTCTAGAGAGACTCATGCTGGGGCCTATACCCATGCCGGTCCAGAAATAGGAGTGGCTTCAACAAAAGCATTTACTACTCAAATTACGGTACTTACTTTAATTGCTTTACAGCTTGCAAAGAAAAAAGGGAAGATCTCTACCAGTGAATTCCATACCTATTTGCAGGAATTAGCTTCCATACCAGATAAAGTTGCTGAAGCATTAACTTCTAATGATCATATTGAGAAAATTGCAGAAATTTATAAAGACTCTAAAAACTGCCTTTATTTAGGTCGTGGTTTCAATTTTCCAGTAGCTTTAGAAGGAGCGTTAAAACTTAAAGAAATCAGCTACATTCACGCTGAGGGTTATCCAGCAGCAGAAATGAAGCACGGCCCTATTGCTCTTATTGATGAGCAAATGCCAGTGATCGTCATTGCTACTAAAAAGGGCCACTACGAAAAAGTAGTCAGTAACATCCAAGAGATTAAATCACGTAGTGGTAAGATTATAGGAATTGTTACTAAAGGTGACGTGGATGTGAGAAACCTCGCAGATCATGTGATAGAAGTGCCAGAAACAATTGAGTTTTTGACTCCTTTATTAACTACTATTCCGTTACAATTGCTCTCTTACCATATCGCTGTTAAGCTGAATAAGAATGTGGATCAACCACGTAATTTAGCAAAAAGCGTTACCGTAGAATAA
- a CDS encoding YbhN family protein, whose protein sequence is MKKVIFKILKIALPLLLGFFLIYYSYNQFTDLERDKIYSYLLDANYAWIILSLFFAFLSHLSRAWRWNYMLETLGATPKFITNVMAIGAGYAMNLIIPRSGEISRAAIVNRSDQVPMDKAIGTIIAERVLDLIVLLIITAVAVLTAGDAIVNFFKTRIDDAFAKTEPAKILLYSGIFLVLVILIVFISRRIQLFNRLKSFILGMKEGFMTIWTMKKKWWYFLHTLFIWGMYLLMFYVSIFAIPGIETIPISAILCAFVAGSFAVAFTNGGFGAYPYFIAQVLLVFGISEPLGTSFGWILWLSQTILVLVYGSLSLLLLSLKGSLSGK, encoded by the coding sequence GTGAAAAAAGTCATTTTCAAAATATTAAAAATTGCCCTGCCCTTATTATTGGGCTTTTTCCTTATTTATTATTCCTACAACCAGTTTACAGATCTAGAGAGAGATAAAATCTACTCTTATCTTCTAGATGCAAACTATGCATGGATCATTCTTTCTCTGTTTTTTGCTTTTTTAAGTCATTTATCTAGAGCATGGAGATGGAATTACATGCTTGAAACTTTAGGCGCAACCCCTAAATTCATAACTAATGTTATGGCAATAGGAGCTGGTTATGCCATGAACCTGATCATTCCTCGCAGTGGTGAAATTTCAAGAGCGGCTATTGTTAATCGCTCTGACCAGGTGCCTATGGATAAAGCTATAGGAACCATTATTGCAGAGCGCGTGCTAGACCTTATTGTTCTTTTAATCATTACAGCAGTCGCCGTTCTTACTGCAGGAGATGCTATTGTTAACTTCTTTAAGACTCGTATAGATGACGCTTTCGCGAAAACGGAACCCGCAAAAATCCTGCTTTATTCTGGTATATTTCTAGTACTAGTTATTTTGATTGTTTTCATCTCGAGACGTATTCAGCTTTTTAACAGACTAAAAAGTTTTATCCTAGGCATGAAAGAAGGATTTATGACCATTTGGACCATGAAGAAAAAATGGTGGTACTTCCTTCACACCCTGTTTATTTGGGGCATGTATTTGCTCATGTTTTACGTTAGTATTTTTGCTATACCTGGAATAGAAACTATACCTATAAGCGCCATCTTATGTGCCTTTGTAGCTGGTAGTTTTGCGGTAGCCTTTACTAATGGTGGCTTTGGTGCTTATCCCTATTTTATAGCTCAGGTACTGCTGGTTTTTGGTATTTCAGAACCATTAGGAACCTCTTTTGGATGGATTTTATGGTTGTCCCAAACCATTCTGGTATTAGTTTATGGGTCACTATCTCTTCTATTATTATCTTTGAAAGGCAGTCTTTCAGGTAAATAA
- the radA gene encoding DNA repair protein RadA translates to MAKVKTTWFCQNCGGQHSKWQGQCLTCKEWNTLVEEIVQKETKKSWESSVADVPLSRKRAPQPQLISKINAAESPRMDTTNAEFNRVLGGGLVPGSITLLGGEPGIGKSTLLLQVCLNLPYKTLYVSGEESAQQIKMRADRIKKEAVNCYILTETKTQNIFRQITEVEPDVLIIDSIQTLQTDHIESSPGSVSQIRECTSELIKFAKETNTPVLLIGHITKDGNIAGPKILEHMVDTVLQFEGDRNHTYRILRALKNRFGSTHEIGIYEMLAHGLREVTNPSEILISQRGANLSGTAIAATMEGMRPLMIEVQALVSTAVYGTPQRSATGYNLKRLNMILAVLEKRAGFKLGQKDVFLNITGGITVDDPAIDLAVVAAILSSNFDIELSSQHCFSAEVGLGGEIRPVSRMEQRVNEVAKLGFEKVFIAPGKQTFKNIGTEVQAFSKIEDLVRYLFS, encoded by the coding sequence ATGGCCAAAGTGAAAACGACTTGGTTTTGCCAGAATTGTGGCGGCCAACATTCCAAGTGGCAAGGACAGTGTTTGACCTGTAAAGAATGGAACACTCTGGTAGAAGAGATCGTTCAAAAAGAAACTAAAAAATCTTGGGAAAGTAGTGTTGCAGATGTTCCGCTTTCGCGAAAGCGTGCCCCTCAACCACAACTCATCTCAAAAATAAATGCTGCCGAAAGTCCTAGAATGGACACTACAAATGCAGAGTTTAACAGAGTTCTAGGTGGTGGACTCGTTCCTGGATCCATCACCCTTTTAGGTGGAGAACCAGGAATAGGGAAGTCTACATTGCTGCTCCAAGTATGCCTCAACTTGCCCTACAAAACACTTTATGTGTCTGGAGAAGAAAGTGCACAACAAATTAAAATGCGTGCTGATCGCATAAAAAAAGAAGCCGTAAACTGCTATATTCTTACCGAGACCAAAACCCAAAATATCTTCAGACAAATTACTGAGGTAGAACCAGATGTCTTGATTATTGACTCTATTCAAACCCTACAGACCGATCATATTGAAAGCTCGCCCGGTAGTGTTTCACAAATTAGAGAATGCACCAGTGAACTCATCAAATTTGCTAAAGAAACCAATACCCCAGTACTTCTAATAGGTCATATTACTAAAGACGGGAATATTGCTGGACCTAAGATTCTAGAACACATGGTGGATACGGTCCTGCAATTTGAAGGAGATCGCAATCACACCTATAGGATTTTGAGAGCTCTTAAAAACCGTTTTGGAAGTACACATGAGATAGGAATCTATGAAATGCTAGCGCATGGATTGAGAGAAGTGACTAATCCTAGTGAAATTTTAATCTCACAACGCGGGGCAAATCTAAGCGGTACTGCTATTGCTGCTACTATGGAAGGAATGCGACCGCTCATGATAGAAGTTCAAGCATTAGTAAGTACAGCCGTTTATGGAACACCACAGCGTAGTGCGACCGGTTACAACCTGAAACGATTGAACATGATCCTTGCCGTCTTAGAAAAAAGAGCTGGTTTTAAACTAGGTCAAAAAGATGTTTTTCTCAACATTACTGGGGGAATCACCGTCGATGACCCGGCAATAGATCTTGCCGTTGTAGCTGCTATTCTTTCTTCTAATTTTGATATAGAACTTTCTTCACAACACTGCTTCAGTGCCGAAGTGGGATTAGGCGGCGAAATACGACCGGTAAGCCGTATGGAACAACGAGTGAATGAAGTGGCAAAACTAGGTTTTGAAAAAGTTTTTATCGCTCCAGGAAAACAAACCTTTAAAAATATAGGAACTGAAGTACAAGCCTTTTCAAAAATTGAAGATTTAGTTAGATATTTGTTTTCATAA
- the panD gene encoding aspartate 1-decarboxylase, which yields MLITVVKSKIHRVKVTGADLNYIGSITIDEDLMDGANIVEGEKVQIVNNNNGNRLETYAIPGPRGSGEITLNGAAARKVSKGDVLILICYAQMTMEEAKKFKPTLLFPNEEDNRLS from the coding sequence ATGTTAATCACAGTTGTAAAATCAAAAATCCACCGAGTTAAGGTAACCGGAGCAGACCTTAATTACATAGGGAGCATCACTATTGATGAAGACCTTATGGACGGTGCAAACATAGTAGAGGGAGAGAAAGTGCAAATCGTTAATAATAATAACGGTAATCGTCTAGAAACCTATGCTATTCCAGGACCTAGAGGTAGTGGTGAAATCACACTTAATGGTGCTGCCGCTAGAAAAGTTTCTAAAGGAGACGTACTCATACTTATTTGTTACGCTCAAATGACTATGGAAGAAGCTAAAAAGTTCAAGCCTACGCTTCTCTTTCCTAATGAAGAAGACAACAGGCTTTCTTAA
- a CDS encoding DUF4270 domain-containing protein, producing the protein MKKMLCKAAIVIVAVLGVVSCENELTPLGANFLGEDPANVIKEAEFDVKTYSVPVNPIQTDNFNSFPFGVYDDPTYGRSTYSLVTQIDPNFTSPSFGQNKVVEEVILEVPYFSRLTGVNGEDSTYRIDSLYGMSPVHLQIFRSNYFLNSFDPQDVTQNAVYYSNFESTIDMNRGDLIYENISFLPDPAEIDLLGTNDEGDLEVTERLTPRLRVSLPIDYWETVIIDQEGSANLASVSNFQDYFRGLYFKVAGATNSGNLIHLDMNNALIDIKVNSDFPDISDFDEDGDTTELNNITSNFRLNFNGNKIVFINNDFSPSILSDIAGSNDPINGAENIYLKGGPGSIAVIELFGQATNSANGEAQVLSDIIANDWLINEASIEFYVDQSNITGGESEPERIFIYDYDENRILADFALSGNGTSGGVNTNINHLGRLERVITDDLSSDGVKYKIVLTQHVSNIIRGNIDNNRLAIVSSQNVALVGSNKVLNTMNPNPDLTTIPLSAALSHEGTVLHGNLSTDIDKRPKLILRYSETTN; encoded by the coding sequence ATGAAAAAAATGTTATGTAAGGCTGCGATCGTAATCGTGGCAGTTTTAGGAGTGGTGTCCTGTGAAAATGAATTAACCCCTTTGGGAGCTAATTTTTTAGGAGAGGATCCTGCAAATGTTATTAAAGAGGCTGAGTTTGATGTGAAGACATATAGTGTTCCTGTGAATCCGATTCAAACAGATAATTTCAATTCTTTTCCTTTTGGTGTATATGATGATCCGACGTATGGGAGGTCTACTTACTCTTTAGTTACTCAAATAGACCCTAATTTCACAAGCCCGTCTTTTGGGCAAAACAAGGTGGTAGAAGAGGTTATTTTAGAAGTGCCTTATTTCTCAAGATTAACAGGAGTTAATGGTGAAGACAGTACCTATCGTATTGATTCCCTTTATGGAATGAGCCCTGTTCATCTTCAGATATTCAGGAGCAATTATTTTTTAAATAGTTTTGACCCACAAGATGTGACTCAAAATGCGGTTTATTATTCTAATTTTGAGAGTACTATAGATATGAATCGAGGGGATCTAATCTATGAAAACATTTCATTCTTACCAGACCCTGCTGAGATTGATCTTCTGGGAACTAATGATGAAGGAGATTTAGAGGTAACGGAGAGGTTAACTCCTAGGCTTAGGGTTTCCCTACCTATTGATTATTGGGAAACAGTGATTATTGATCAAGAAGGAAGCGCTAACCTAGCAAGTGTTAGTAATTTTCAAGACTATTTTAGAGGTCTTTATTTTAAGGTGGCAGGAGCAACAAATTCTGGTAATCTAATTCATCTTGATATGAATAATGCTTTAATCGATATTAAAGTGAATTCTGATTTTCCAGATATTAGCGATTTTGATGAGGATGGCGATACTACAGAATTAAATAATATTACTTCAAATTTCCGCTTGAACTTTAATGGTAATAAAATCGTTTTCATAAATAATGACTTTAGTCCTAGTATACTAAGTGATATTGCAGGTTCTAATGATCCTATAAATGGAGCCGAAAATATTTATTTAAAAGGAGGCCCTGGATCAATCGCTGTTATAGAGTTGTTTGGTCAAGCGACAAATAGCGCAAATGGAGAGGCTCAAGTGCTTTCTGATATTATTGCAAATGATTGGTTGATCAATGAAGCCTCTATTGAGTTTTACGTCGACCAATCTAATATAACTGGTGGAGAGAGTGAGCCGGAAAGAATTTTTATATACGATTATGATGAAAATCGCATTCTTGCAGACTTTGCTTTATCTGGGAATGGTACTTCTGGCGGGGTTAATACTAACATCAATCACTTAGGGAGATTGGAAAGGGTCATTACAGATGATCTTAGCTCAGATGGGGTGAAGTATAAGATTGTTCTTACGCAACACGTAAGCAACATCATTCGTGGTAATATAGACAACAACAGATTGGCAATTGTGTCTAGTCAAAATGTTGCTTTGGTGGGAAGTAATAAGGTTTTGAATACCATGAATCCCAATCCAGATTTAACGACTATACCACTTAGTGCTGCTCTTTCTCATGAAGGTACCGTGCTGCACGGTAATCTTTCTACAGATATAGATAAAAGACCTAAGTTGATATTGCGTTATTCTGAAACAACCAATTAA
- a CDS encoding glycogen/starch synthase gives MKEKRVLYVSSEVIPYLPETEASSMSYFAPKMVNDRGGQIRIFMPRFGNINERRHQLHEVIRLSGMNLIINDLDMPLIIKVASIPKERMQVYFIDNEDYFKRKATLTDEDGNLFPDNDERAIFFAKGVIETVKKLNWAPDIIHVHGWLASLLPLYLKNYYGNDPLFEESKIVTSIYNQSFEGALDDEMIEKLQYDALDDEALEEFHEPTYINLMKSAVKYSDAIIKGSEELDPEIDEYIDAQENKPTLKYYSPEEFADAYEEFYLDQVLNEKEEA, from the coding sequence ATGAAGGAAAAAAGAGTTTTATACGTATCATCTGAAGTCATACCTTATTTACCTGAGACCGAGGCATCCTCGATGTCATATTTTGCTCCTAAAATGGTAAATGATCGTGGTGGCCAGATACGTATTTTCATGCCGAGATTTGGAAATATTAATGAGAGAAGACATCAACTACATGAGGTGATACGCCTTAGTGGGATGAACTTAATCATCAATGATTTAGACATGCCGCTTATTATTAAAGTAGCCTCTATTCCTAAAGAGCGTATGCAAGTATATTTCATTGATAATGAAGATTATTTCAAAAGAAAAGCTACGCTAACGGATGAAGACGGAAACCTTTTTCCAGATAATGATGAGCGTGCTATATTTTTTGCAAAGGGAGTCATAGAAACCGTTAAAAAATTAAATTGGGCACCAGATATTATTCATGTTCATGGCTGGTTAGCTAGTTTGCTTCCATTATACCTTAAAAACTACTATGGGAATGATCCATTGTTTGAGGAAAGTAAAATAGTGACCTCTATATATAATCAATCCTTTGAAGGAGCGTTAGATGATGAGATGATTGAGAAACTTCAATATGATGCATTAGATGACGAGGCTTTAGAAGAGTTTCATGAGCCTACCTATATTAATTTAATGAAAAGCGCTGTAAAATACAGTGATGCTATTATTAAAGGTAGTGAAGAATTAGATCCTGAAATTGATGAATATATTGATGCACAAGAAAACAAGCCTACTTTAAAATACTATTCCCCAGAAGAATTTGCTGATGCGTATGAGGAGTTCTACCTTGATCAAGTTTTAAACGAAAAAGAAGAAGCTTAA